Below is a genomic region from Castanea sativa cultivar Marrone di Chiusa Pesio chromosome 2, ASM4071231v1.
GGATAAAGCAGTAAGATTGTGAGTGTAGGTTGTTAGAGATAGTCGTTATTTGTGGAGTTTATCCTGGTAATGATAGTGGATCATGTTCTTTAACCATCAATACCAACCCTGTATATTTTTTTCCATGAAATAGGTGTATTTCTTGCACGAGTTTTGTAGTTTAAGCAAGAGCCTGCAGATGGTCCAACAGCTCCGGCTATTTAGGTATGCTATTTCTGCAATTATTTATGTTGATGTAGGTGTTGAATTCTCTGTAGCCAACCCTTTGTTTGAAGTGGTTGCTACTTAAGTTTTATCTTTGTGATTATCAAATCAGTGCATAGTTTTGCTTTGCAATATTTTACTTGTTTTAAGAGTGAGTTTAAATTCTTGCAGGGATCTCATGAATGAAGGTATCTTTGACATCATCACTGATGCTTTGCAGAGTCAAGACAAAAGGCTTGTATTAACTGGGTAATAGTGAACTCCTATTATAAGTCTATtgctttttgtgttttattattAAGAACATGTGCGTTTGCATAATAAATTCAAAGAATAATCATTGTCCTAATAATAAGTCATTCTAATGGATGCAGGACAGATATCCTTATTCTTTTCTTGAATCAGGATCCAAACCTTCTTCGTTCATACGTTGTTCGGCAGGAAGGAATTCTACTTTTTGGACTCTTGGTATGCATTGCAATATGGCTCATACACCAAACAGCTCATTTCACTCACCTTAGAAAAATATTCACCAAGTGGGGCTGCATCAATGGCCTAACAACTGAAGCatgatttataataataaaacgtGGGGAATTAGGTGGGTGGAAGAGAGGGGGGTGGGGTGGAgatgaaaaatatgaaacagATTTAATTAGATAGATATAAAGCTGAGTTTCAACACCATACAGGTTGGTTTAGATTTGCTTATTTGGGGAGATATTTGGGGAGATCTTTAATGATAGATGATTTGTGGAGAATATATTTGTGGCATATATGGTAGTCAAAGGTGACCCGGATGCTTGCTGAGGTGCCTGGGCAAGTTGTGGCACCACTAAGGCTctaaagcaaggcacttgcctTTAGAGCCTAGGCTATCAAGGCGACCACCTTGTTACAAAAACCATTGTTAGATTATTAATTTACAGAAACAAGTAAAActtattgttgattaattaCTTTTCATGCTTGATTGTTGGTGTACCTTTTGTATACTTCCAGGTGTATTGGGGTTGCATccagttttgtgttttttaataaaacatttaGTTAAGAACTGGTAAATATGGTAGTGAAGAATGATGTCTCTCTTATCCTGAATTGGAAAGAGGGCTTGTTTTTTGAGCCCTGCATGTAGGTTGCCATCACTAGCGCTAAGTCAGTATCATAGATGAGTGTAAATGTGTAGACatgtaatatttaaaaaatggagATGCGGAAATGCTCTAATTAACGAATGCAAAGTCAGTATTGTAGATGAGTGTAGACTGTTCTTTAACGGTAATGAGTGTCTTGAAAAGTTGTCTGCTTACattgccataattttttttttttgacaaatatatattgccataataataacattaattCAGACTTTACTTTGTTCAACTTCATGGGCATACATGGTAGTAAACCGCTGCTGTAGCTAATCAGATCAGATCCTCAATTCTTAGACTCTGCCACCATCTCATTGGAAGGACACATGTTTACCAACCAACATTTACATAGGATTGTTTGTTAATGTGTAGGTGAAAGGAATGATTACAGATTTTGAGGAGGACATGCACTGCCAGTTTCTTGAAATTCTTCGCAGTTTACTGGATTCATACACATTGTCTGGAGCACAGGTGCCTGCCTTGACCATTCACTCCTAATATTTCtttcaattgccttttcttgaatttctagtttttttatttatttttattttttatttttcgtgtttttactttttacacTACTTTATACCCTTTCATTTCGTGCATGTCAGCTTGGCTTGTTTGCGTTGCATATTTCTTTCCATGTAACTAAGCATGAGGTCCATTCTGTAGCTTTTAGCTGAGCCTGAATTTGAACTTGTTCAAAAATAACAAGCCTGAGTAAAGCATTTCAAACTTTACTTTGTTGTCAATAAAACCTTCTCCCCTTCCCCCACTCCAAGAATAGGCTCATATCAGTCTACTAGCAGTGCAGTTGAAAGGACCTCTTTTAGGGTATCAATATGTCATCACTGtctcttatcaaaaaaaaaaaaatgtcatcactgtcactctctctctctctctctctctctctctctctcatatgcaAGCATAAAATTTCTGTACTTATTTTGTAATACCTTGCATTTGGAGTCTGCGACGTGTTTGAGTTTATTTATGCAGGTGTGACATTTTGAATGttgatttgtattttattatatttctgcTGAATTGTTGGAAAAAGTTGTCCGTAAAACTTTCATGTAAGATGGATTTCTTTTCCATGCTTCAGATTAAATATGTTTCTGTGTGTTTATTGTCATTGAGTGTTTGGTCTTGCTGTTTTGTGCAGAGAGATACTATTATAGAGATTTTCTATGAGAAGCATTTGGGCCAACTAATTGATGTTATAACAGCATCCTGTCCTTCGGAAAGCGGAGCTCAATCAAGTGATAAATCTGAAGGATCTGGTGGAAGTATTGGAAATGAAAATGGCACTAAGCCTGAAATACTGTCAAACATATGTGAATTGCTGTGCTTTTGTGTTCTGCACCATCCATACAGGATAAAGTAATATTTTGGATGCTTTCCGTTTAATCATTGATGACTGAATCCTTCTCCAGACATTTCAACATGTTAATGTGTGGATTCCTCTTCTGTTTGCAGGTGTAACTTTCTCCTTAATAATGTGTTAGATAAAGTTTTGCTGTTGACGCGAAGAAGGGAAAGATACCTAGTTGTTGCTGCTGTTCGATTTGTTCGCACTATTCTGTCCCGCAGTGTAAGTAAATTCATCTTGATAATGATTAATATCATAtctccatttttattttagaagctGCGCTCAGTAGAATATTAACTGCAGAAGATTCAATTAAGAGGCAGTTTTTTGTTAGCTGGTGCTACACTTGTAAGAGTGATAGAAGACAGTGGTCATTTGCTTCTGTGTTTCTGCTTACTACGTGGGAACACTTAGCCCCATTTGGGTGTCTCTCTCgccccccaccccccacccccccaaatctccctccatccaaacatagGGTTAGAGATGACTATCATACATATGCAGTATTAGCAGCCAACTTTATTTATGGAAATTGGGCAAGTTTTTGGCGGGACAGGCGTCTCTCATATACATGCTATCATCTCAACTGGACATCTTGTGCCTCAATCTGATGTTTGTGCATATTTTTTAAGCCCTTAATAATTTCTGTATATTCTGGGAATCTACTAATTTTATATTAGTTATTGTTGCTGTGCATTTCATTAGCTTTTATACTGTTTATTTTGTCTGCAAATTTCCAGTGGACTAGCACATCTTGTGGGCGGTGTATAACAACTCAAATTGTGTGCTTATATGCAGGATGAGCATTTGATAAGTCATATTGTTAAGAACAACCTTCTCAAACCAATTGTGGATGCCTTTGTTAGTAATGGCAATCGTTACAATCTGCTCAACTCTGCAGTATTAGAACTTTTTGATTACATTCGAAAGGTGCTCATTTTTAATACCTCTTTGCTATTAGATTTTAGAGATATCTGGTAGTAATTCTCTACTAATGATCTTGTTCTATGCAGGAAAACCTGAAATTATTGCTTAAATATATAGTTGATTCATTTTGGGACCAGTTGGCCAAATTTGAGAATTTGGTTTCTATTCAGTCACTAAAAGTTAAATATGAGCAGGTATTCTCCTATCATTCTTGATTTTACCATCTTGATTCAGATTTTTTTGGTCCTCACAATTGTGTTTGCAGTCCCTGGAGAATTGTGGAACAAAAGGCACTGGTAATGTGTCAGAGAACAGAAAACGAATTGATGAGCGTGCTctagaaaaagaagaggaggaTTATTTCAATGAGGACAGGTACGTGTAGGGAAAATATGTTAAGGAATTCtttgtttaggttttcttaCCATAGCCTCTCAATTTGGACATTTAAATCAGTGATGAAGAAGATACAGCATCTGCATCAATGTCACATACCCAAAAAGTACAGTCTCAACCCGTTTTATCCAACGGAGTAACTGCAAGCTGTCCGCCATTAAGGTAAGGAATCTTCTGACCCTGGAAAAATGATGACATTTCAGTTTGTGCGTGTATTTCTTGTATCAAACCTATGCTTTTGTCTTGatttatttccctttttttttttttttttttttgaagtccaAGATCTGGTGGACTGGTTGACTATGAGGATGACGAGGATGATGAAGACTACAGACCACCACCCAGGAAGCAGCCAGAAACTTCTGAAGAAGTTGAAGGAACTATGGAGGCTCTTAGGTTGAAGCGGAAACTGGCATCCAAGGATAACAAGCCTGAGGTGGCAAAGAAGCAGCGGTTTGGAAAGAACTCCAGGTCAAAAGATAATAATGTATTTGCTGCTTTGTGTACAACACTAAGCCAGGCGGTGCTTCCCAGTAAGAAAATTGCTAGCACCATGCACGGGACTCCTCGTACAACTGATGGTAATCAAAGCTCAAGTGAAGAAAATCATCAGGAGAAACCTGCTACTGACACAAGCGGTTCTGATATCCCCACCACTACCGATGAGaaccataaagagaaggaacctGCTGCTTCTAGAATATGTTCTGATCGCTTGCATAGCAATTCAGACAGTAGACAGTTGGGTGGAGAGGAGTCTCCATTAATACCATCAAACTCCTCACCTGAAATGGCTGTAAATGGATCCTAATATATTCAGAGCCATATTCAGCAAGATTAACATTTTCTGTTCTGCTTTCTTCAATTTGTGGCTGTGCTTGGTGGTGGGGTTGTGGGCTACCAAAGGAAACAATGCAGTTCAAAAGAGAAGAACTGAACAAGGGGGGGTGAATTTGGCTGATGGCTTTACATTGATAATAGGAGGGGGATACTGTATAGAACTACTGAGAGGCAAAAAAGAAATCGGTCGGCACTACAATGTGGGCCCAGTCTCCCCCTTCACTTGGTCTCTCTGATGCTTTGAGCTTCCCAATTGTCTCTTTTGTACAACATTTATCAGCATTAATTTTCTTCTTCCAATTTTCTCACATGTTTTCTTTGTACTTTTTCCCCCCTTCAAATTACCCTTTATTTTGTCCACTTTTAGCTATGTGAACCATATCATAGAGAGGGCACCAATGTTTGCCCTGCATAGTTTCTTTGTTCAGTTTTGTGGTGGGTGTGGTTCTTGTAATAGAGAAGGTCTAGTGAATTGGTTAGAGggcaaaattttctcaaatgtAGTACTAGTGAAATTAATTATAGACCAGtgtaaattagattttaaacaCTTATTATATTGAAGGTTCTTGTTCCAGCATAAAAGCGAGTCAAAACTTGGTGCCGCAGGTgccctttcactttttttctccTTAGCCGATGGGAATAAAAAATTCGGATTTACAGTACTGGATGTTCAATGAATTGTTTTCCCTCCGGTATCAAGCGAAGCCTAGTTTAATTGGCTTTGAAGTTATGTTACCGTACTAAGATTTTGAACTGCGACAACCCTATGAATACTTTTTTGGGCACCTTGTTATGCTTAATTGCCTATACGGTACTCCCGAAATTAGGAGATATTGGAGACCCAATCTCTATTTTTTGCGTTAATGATAAACGTGATTGTGCTTGGCGATGTTTTCaggtttatttataaatagggCATTGCAgcctaaatttaaaataataaaatacacaaGATCGGCAATAACTATTTACTATCTCATGAATTTATATGTTAGTATTACATTGAATTTTATGCGAATATTTTCTAGCTCTGacggtgagtttttttttgataagctgACGGTGAGTTTTATACGCACCATAAAAGGGATGGTGCATGTTTCCTATATATGAGAATGAGATACCTTTTCCCAACTAAGAGCATTAATCTATCTTGAAATGGTATGACTCATTCGTGGTTATCTAAAAAGTGTTTGATCTTTTGTTCCCACTAAGAGTACGTTTGTTTGGAGGGATTTTAGGAAGAACGGAAAATTGAGGAGAGAAAAGTGGAGAGTATTTTTAGTAGGTGTTTAATTGGGAGTGgggagggaaaagaaaatgtGGTAGGCTTAGGTGTTTTCTTCCCAGACCCGTGAAAATGTTTTATCTCCAAATTGggagaaaattgagagaaactCTCACAGTATGAAATAGATCAAAATACCCATGTGCACTATTTGCCATTTCTTTGCCagtttggcttttttttttttaaaaaaaaaaattttattttgacttttgtCTCTCAGTCCCTTGTACTacctgtcttttttttttttcttttttccagttatcaaaaataaaaaattttccttttgttttgcatttttttcctttattattatttcttcttcttctttgttttatttgtctTTTCCTTTCCTGTActtctcattattattttttattttttttgtgctcATCTTCCTTTAGCTTGtgctcctttaaaaaaaaattgaagtattcatacacaattttttttaataacaaaatgtgtaatttttttatctatttaattgagatataattataaatttatactaacttcattttccattctcttatttctttctctcaaccaaacaaaagagtttcgatccctccacttttccatctCTCCACCAAATGCATTCGaggaaaaactaaattttttctatccttttatttttctatcattCCAACCAAATGGATTCTAAGAGTCCATTTGGTTGGAATGAAAATAGGAAGGATAAAAAATGAAGGAGAAAAAGTAGTAAGTGTGTGTGTTTAgttggagagagaaaatggggaAGAGAATAATTTCTCCACGGGCCCACTTTTTGGTGGAGAGGGAGTTTTCTTCCCAAATTGGGGAGAAAATAGGTTTAAGATAGGAAATTACTCATTTGCCACTCTCTCCGCTTACAAACtggttttcttttaaatttcttttttatggttttaatgttttttttcttataaactattaatattttttatttaatatgagCATAAAAGTGAATTTATACAAACACCATTttctacaattttattattatttttctcaatcaaataattttttttcttctaattcttTACTTTTCCACCTCAAACCAAATACATACAAgacaaaactatttttttttttaatcttcacaaTTCCATCCTCATCATTTTTtatctcccacttttccatctcAACCAAACAATACCTGCGACTATTGAAGAGGCATATCAATTATCAAGAAGGAAAAGTCAAGAGGTACAGACTTTTTCATCGATTTTTTTTACACCATACCATTTATGTTGCTTAATTTGTGCTGTCGTGCTCAAGTGaggtgtgtgagagagttatttattctgaaaaaaaaaatggtatctGTTAGGACTCAAAACTCAGGACTCTATCAAGAATTAGTGTTTGTTTGATGtttgttgatgcccatttttgcaAATCCATACCCAAAAGCCTATGAGGAAGAAAGCCCAATAAGTTGCAAGACGAAAAGCAAGGCTCAAAGGCCCACCAAGAAGACCAAAGAGCAAAAGAGGTCCAAAGGAAGAAATCCATGGAAAAGTGAGCTGCAGCAATACAAATCTGCCGTAGAATACGAATCTGCCGCAAAATACGAATCTACCGCATAATACATATCTGCCGCAGAATATAGTTCTTCAGCAGAATGGCTTCGGTAGATGAAGATAAATTGGACCCAATACCTTTTTGATCCATTCATCATTATTTGGCCCATAAAGGCCCAAATCCTTTTGTACAAAAGAGATAGATGTGAAAGCTAATATGAAGAAGCACgatgaaaagaaataaggaaCGACAGGAAGTGTCAACAGCAGGAATcacgtgaaggaaagaaaagtcaaaccaaAGATAATGACAAATGCAGCAAGAATGCATGAAGGAATAAGACAAAAAACGTGCAGCAAAATGAAATAGAGCTAATCTGCTACGGCAGAAACGGCGTGGGAACGAAAACAAAAGATAATAGAGCAAGCATAGAAGGGCCAGggcaccaccaacctgtacccagccaatacaagggaggtgggccCACGGTCAAGGAGATTCAGAGAGTGTGGTTTGGTGATGGGGGAAAAAGGGAGTCTATATTTGGTTTTCTGTCATAGCTTCTTTTGGGAATATACCTTGCTGGGATGGTATCTTACACAAAAGAAGTAGTTAATGGTTGTGACCatttgatgcatgccatagagctaGGTAGTGAGGTAGCCCAATCCTTACCTATTTGAACCTAGAGATAGAGGTATAcaacaagaacaaacaaaaggaaattttgTCGTGAAATGAGTAATGGTGTAGCAAACAAACTGAGCAATGGCAGTGGTCGGGGCAACCAATGGGTAAGTGGGTAgttgtgtgggccttttttgcaaatgttgggctGGGTCGCCTCCTGCTGCACTAGGCCCAAAGTTTTCTGGATCaaggagttgggaccggtccaataGCAACCTTCTTTGGTCCGGCGTGTGCGCAAACGATGAGTCCAAGCTCAAGGGAAGACGCTGCAAAGTGGGCTTATTCCTTGTTTTTGCTGCAGAAGGAACTTTTCTTCAGTTTTTGCCGTAGGTCTAACTCTTCTGCTGTATGGTAAAACTGTCTGCAGTGCAACAAAACTGCTTGCTGTGCAGTTAAGCTGTCTGCTGTGCTAATAAAGTTGTCTGCTGTGCCAATAAAGCTGTCTGCCGCGCATTAAAGCCTTTTGCAATGTGAACgactcttcattttttactaCAGAAATATGTTTCTACTTCCTgtacataaacaaatctaaaacccaaagaaaatactaaTCAAGCAAGTGTTAGCttacatgggttagcatattctcaaatatatacatacgtATATccataaatatacttatacgtatacacaaaatgtgagaaacaaaatatatgtatatatatacttgtgtCAGGATAATGGGTTCGAAGTAAAACACGTAACAACAAATATAGAGGAAAGTTTCGGCAGGAAAGAATTAGATAGCATAATAACTAACAcggtaaatataataaaaagttactatAGCAGAATAACAAGTATAACAAGTAAAGATGCCACAGCAGGACAACCGATGTGGCAAACGTGATAAAAAAACATGCTCGGCAGATATAAGTTATAATGAgagaaaacaaatatatttgcaatcgAAATCAAATACTGAATCTTcccatagaataagtaaaccaagaaggaacccaaaccccaacttGAACAATCTTGCCGCAGGCTTCTGCCAtaaaagttgtgcattttggagaataggccTAAATGACTACTAGTTATCATTTTTTGGAGACTTCAAAGAGTGAGTTTGCTAAGAGGGGgggaaaagatggtctattgatgcatgcccctattcctgccacgttttctctcttctttttaccactttctttctttctctccgttctatttttttttaactcttagtTTCCTTACTACTCTCTTGccgtaaattttttttcttatttgggtCTTTTCCTTTAGGTACTTCCTCTCTTGGGTCCCATTCCGATTGGGTCTCTCGTGCTTCCTTCACCTGTGGGTCCCTCTCCCTTTTCTCATCCATGGCtacctccttttatagtgatcaaattcaatgagatttctcccttttacccTTAGGGCTTCACCAATTATTTTTGGTTCATTGTGGGCATCCATTCAAGACTACCCACTGACCCATTGGTTGCCCAGACCACTGTCATTGCTCAGTTTGTTTGCCGCACCATTACTCATTTCATGACAAAActcctttttgtttgttcttgctgTATACCTCTACCTCTTGGGCTATCTTACTACCTtgctctatggcatgcatcagatAGTCCAAACTATTTATTACTTCTTTTGTGTAAGATACCATCCCAGCAAGGTATACTCCCAAAAGAAGTTATGACAGGAAATCAAATATAGACCCCCTTTTCCCCCCACCACCAAATCACGCCCTCTGAATCTCCTTGACCGTGggcccacctcccttgtattggctgggtacaggttggtggtgccCCGACCTTTCTGTGCTTGCTCCTTTGTCTTCTTTCGTTCTCACGTCATTCCTGCCGTAGCAGATTAATTCTATTTCGTCCTGCtgcgtgtttttttttgtcttatttcttcatgcGTTCCTGTtgcatttgtcattttctttggtttgacTTTGCTTTCCTTCACGTGATTCCTGCTGCTGACACTTCCTGCTGcttcttgtttcttttcacCGTGCTTCTTCATATTAGCTTTCACGCCTATCTTCTTTTTCACAAAAGGATTTGGGCCTTTGTGGGCCAAATAATGATGAATGGATCAAAAAGGTTTTCGGCCCAATTTATCTTCATCTGCCGAAACCATTCTGCCAGAAAACTGTATTCTGTGGCAGAGTTGTATTATGCGGTAGATTCGTATTCTGCGGCAGATTTGTAATGCTGCAGCTCA
It encodes:
- the LOC142624013 gene encoding uncharacterized protein LOC142624013 — protein: MGAPEKSQANANNSMQRVKVYRLNDDGKWDDQGTGHVSVDYMERSEELGLFVVDEEDNETLLLHRISSDDIYRKQEDTIISWRDPEYSTELALSFQETTGCTYIWDNICNVQRNLHFNTLNNDTFHSVNSELRELPAVELSTLPLILKTVAESGIADQMRLTELIGNDQEFFRKLMDLFRICEDLDNVDGLHMIYKIVKGIILLNSPQIFEKIFGDELIMDIIGALEYDPEVPRVQRHRNFLKEHVVYKEAIPIKDPLVLSKIHQTYRVGYLKDVVLARVLDEGTIANLNSIIHGNNALVVSLLKDDSTFIQELFARLRSPSTSAESKKNLVYFLHEFCSLSKSLQMVQQLRLFRDLMNEGIFDIITDALQSQDKRLVLTGTDILILFLNQDPNLLRSYVVRQEGILLFGLLVKGMITDFEEDMHCQFLEILRSLLDSYTLSGAQRDTIIEIFYEKHLGQLIDVITASCPSESGAQSSDKSEGSGGSIGNENGTKPEILSNICELLCFCVLHHPYRIKCNFLLNNVLDKVLLLTRRRERYLVVAAVRFVRTILSRSDEHLISHIVKNNLLKPIVDAFVSNGNRYNLLNSAVLELFDYIRKENLKLLLKYIVDSFWDQLAKFENLVSIQSLKVKYEQSLENCGTKGTGNVSENRKRIDERALEKEEEDYFNEDSDEEDTASASMSHTQKVQSQPVLSNGVTASCPPLSPRSGGLVDYEDDEDDEDYRPPPRKQPETSEEVEGTMEALRLKRKLASKDNKPEVAKKQRFGKNSRSKDNNVFAALCTTLSQAVLPSKKIASTMHGTPRTTDGNQSSSEENHQEKPATDTSGSDIPTTTDENHKEKEPAASRICSDRLHSNSDSRQLGGEESPLIPSNSSPEMAVNGS